DNA sequence from the Mauremys mutica isolate MM-2020 ecotype Southern chromosome 9, ASM2049712v1, whole genome shotgun sequence genome:
AATGCCAAGCCAGACCCACCTCCATAAACCTCCCCCAGCtccgcgcacgcgcacacacacaccgttTCCTTCCTGCCCTCATCATTCCTCAGTCATGAGGAGAGGGGTCACTATACAGGGAggtgctcccccatccacccaacccccatgcatccggACCCCTGCCATACCCAGAACCTACACCGAGCCCCTCTCCCCCTACACCCAGACCATCCCCCTGCATCCAGAacacccccttctgcactccCCCACACTTGAACCCCCACCCTGACAAACCCCACACCCTATGCACCTGGAACAGCCTACAAgctcccttcacacacacacacccattgaagcaagcaacagccctttgcttccagatagctggacaaagagtttccctttctttatttctatctgatgaactagttttaagcaaaatcagtactttagtaagatataaaatcctttgttatgcctgaAATCTTTAGAAACAaattttttaaagtatcagaggggtagccatgttagtctggatctgtaaaaagcaacagagagtcctgtggcacctttaagactaacagatgtattggagcttaagctttcgtgggtgaatacccacttcatcagacgcatgttgcatctgatgaagtgggtattcacccacgaaagcttatgctccaaaacatctgttagtcttaaaggtgccacaggactctctgatatttttaaagttggtgaaatttcataaacatgtgtattgttatggagatcacacacagtaaattagtgttccctttttctaaaagcaatgaacattgttatgaacacactaaacctctgtgactgattaatttaaaataatgtctgtttcagtgagttaaatatgtagtaatctggaatgattactttatgaaggcgtaagaatacatttaaaacataaaatcatcttagaaatactgattaagaaaatgcaaaatagAGAAGAGCTGCAtaatgtattccataatatttaatgctgtattcagcaagacagctgactcacccttactacaaagtttttgcaaataaatgtctgaCAGACTTCAGGACATataaaaaaacctgtgactgacatttcCCCCCCAAGTTTAgcgcttttaattaggtaccttctgcacgtccattctgcatgagggagagggtacaggggtctctgcggggaactgtgactctccaccACCGTGAGGCAGGCCAGGCATCTTGTTATTCTTTCTACCttgtccctccacccccgcccccgccaggcTGCAAGCTCACGCGGCTGTTGGGCATAgtggcaccagtttaataatactgcatagggccccataaatcctaaggatggccctgggggcaccaaaaagcagtgccctggcttggcagggaggagccgccttccggaggcaccggagatCCAGAGCGTCAGCTTGCGGGAGCGGTAAGcaccagccatggaggagccggcgcagtgcagggaggcaggagccctgcaaaggcagcagcGGTGCCGCTAGTGGGGAGCAGCCGCGCctcccgcccctcctgcccaggctgtggcctggcACCCcctggggggctcctgcaggctgcagcagatgtaTCTGGGCAGAGGCCCCCatccgccccccagctccctccctccacgctcaggctctgcagctcctgggcatGTGAGCTGCCGCCAGGGCGCAGGACCCTGAGCCTGCTCCAGGAGGAGCAGTGGCTcacacttctgggagccgcagagcccaagTGTGGCAAGGGggaaaccgggggggggggcgcacagggcctctgcccgcatgcatctgctgcaggagcccccagaaggcagctcctccctgccaagctgctacagaggcccaagcccggcaaagccagtgaatGGACTCGGGGAGGGGGCcgccggggtggggagggctcacggGGGGGCTGTGCATCTTCCAGGAgagttcagggggcaggaaggggggaacctggtctggggagcagcccctgggcatggctggcccctgggggtctataaaggcttgttgggatttgcccctcaatgaaccgatgttgggggaggggacgcaaggtggaagtttcacctagggcgcaaaatatccttgccccagccctgcccatgcTCAGAAAGCAGGacccagagccagctccaggcaccagccgagcaagctcgtgcttggggcagcagattccaaGGGACGGCATTCCCTCCAATCCTTCTTTTTTTTACTTCCCCGCTTCGGCCCTcccgcaggtttttttctttttggttcgctgctccagccgccctgtagggggcagcagcgcagaggaggggagcgccctgctgggagtggtgccaggtctgtagcaagcccagaagggcagcccgcgtccttccctgccTGCCGACCGGAGCGTCACAGAGTCCTCCTGGCAGGCTGCATGGCAAGCTCCctgctgaaggaagccctgggcgccccccttctctccccctccccccccccactagccagGGCACgcactccactgcccagggcgTCTGCAGGGCCGGaagtccccctgcacccgcgctccggccgccccgcagggtttttttgtttgttttttgcttggagtggcaaaaaagcCTGAGCCGGCCCTCGCAGGACctgcccaccccctccaccccacacaGCTGGGATCCTGgttgctccccctgcccccataaaTAGCTGCCCTCTGTGAGCAGGGCCCTCCTTCCCATGTGAGTAACAGGGCACTTCCTCAGCCTCCAAGGACCAGGCTGAATCTCACGCCCCACATGTAGCTGGGAGTACCAGGGCGGACACCTTCACTAGCCAGTTTAGTGTCTCCTGCTTCTTCTCTACCACAGCCCAAGGGCTCGGTCAGGTTTGGACTCAGGTGCCCAGCCTGTGCCATAACATCCCCACAGCCGGCTTTACATTTTactcagccccctcccctacCTCCAGAATGTTTCCGCCCACTGCCTATGGCAAAAcctccactggtgtaaaactCGTGGGCAAATTGAGAGTTGGTGACCCTGCGAGCCAGACAGTCCACAGCTCTCGGGCAGAGCCTCGGAGCTGGCCACAGAAAGAACACATGAGCTGGAGTCTCCATAAGCAGGGAGCCCCATGCTGTCATCTTCACTCTTACCCTGGGTGCGATACTACACGACGCGTCCAATCCTGAGCCTGTTGATGTCAGTGACAAAACTACCACCAGTGCAGTAGCGGGCAGGCAGCCATTGCTCTgcagacccctcccccctttgaggtGTTAAAGTGAGGTCTGATGGCAGGGCAAAAAGGAAACAGAAACCAACCAGAAGCCCATTTGGTGTTTAAGGCACTTGCAACATGACAGGGCACTAGGTTAGGAGTTTGAAGCTGATGGGCCCAAATCCTGACTGTTGCTGATGTCCTGTGcaaccttcagcaagtcactgcCCCTCGCTGTGTCTCATCTGTAACACAGGGTGATAAACTCACCTACTTTACAGGGACGTTCTGAGGATGAATTAGCTCCTGTTTGCATGGCACTCTGACATCTAAAGTGCTAAATATTCCCATTTCAATCATCGCAGGTGGGGGAACGACTCCGGAGAGGCACTTTGGTTATTAATTATATCATTTTACTCTTCCTGGTGTCCCTTTTGGTGTGGTTCTCATTTCTCTGCTGGGATTTTACCAGCTGAATTCTAAAATCTTCAGCACCCCCCAGTGTGTGGGGCCATCGTACCAGTCTCTATTCAAGTGCTAAAAGGGAAGGCTGAAACTTCCCAGGCAGTCTAGGGGCTTTAGAGACATAACATCCAGTTACTGAAACATGTCCAAATCCCTCAGGCTGCCTTGCAGATCTCAGCACCAAGTTACTGTTCTGAAGTGGATTCCTGATCTCACATTCCCTTTCTGCTCCTCAACGCTGGTTCCCCATTAATGCAACAACCCATCTCccaccctcccagtgcctcccaaaAGGGGTTGGCTCCAGAATCCAGGGCCATTGCACTGACCTCATTCCCACATTCTTTGCCAGCACCCGCTGCCCCCTCTCCAAGCCTGGCCCATTGCTTCCACTGCATAGGTGCTGCTCAGACTGCCAGGCTCACCTATCCTTTTAACCAAGCATCTCCCGAGATACTGCTGCCATCCTGGTGGGTGTATTAGGCAcatagtgacaggtttcagagtagcagccatgttagtctgtatccgcaaaaagaacaggaggacttgtggcaccttcaagactaacaaattgctcaaataaatttgttcgtctctaaggtgccacaagtactcctagccACATACTGACATGCTCACGCAGTTTTCCTTGTGACCATTCACCCAATGACCATGAAATGTGTCCTCAGCTCAACAGCTTCTTCTACATCCCAGCATTTGTGGGTCTGTGCCTAGACAGTAGGGTGATTGGTGCTAAATGTGGGGTACATGTACAAAGCATGGGCAGTAGGGTTTGGATGCATCTTCATTGCAGAGCTAACTCAAGCTACTTATGCCTCTCTCCCAGAGAGGGGGGAATTCACCCCTCTGCTCAGTGCTGGGCTCCCCTGAAAAATCCAGCCCCAAGGCATACCCTGGCTCACATCCTCCACAAGGAGGCACTAGCAGCCCTGCCTAGTCAATTCCCCACAGAGCTGCTAGAGCTTTGGAGCAGCTTGCTTGGCCCATTGTTTTTAATTGGCATTACCAGCACAGCAGGGATGTTACTGAGCATTGCTGTCACTGCAGGCTCCCTCCTGCCAGCAGATTCCTCCCCGCTGACTAGGGCAGCAGAGCACCATGCAGGTAGGGGTTCAGCCCTACACCCTGGGGAGAGGCACACGCTGGGCACCTCAGCCTGTGTTACCACGGCCCTAGCCCCTCCCAGATCAGATTTCATACTCACAGCTGTAACACAGCCACAGCTGGCTGCATCACACCAGCTGAGGTCAGGAGCAGGCCCAAAACACCACCAGCAGAGCCTGCTCTTGGAACATCAGGCACCTGCCCGTTCCAGCCACCAGAACAGGGGAGCTCCAACAGCAGCTCTAGCAGCGTGAcaagggttgccaggcatctgggtTTTGACCagaatgcccagtcaaaaagggagcCTGGCaactccagtcagcactgctgagtgAGCTGTTAAAATTCCAGTTGGCTGCCTTGGCTCCCAGAAGTGGTGGCatatcccccctctggctcctaggttcAGGGACAGCCAAGGGGCTCCATGCACTAGCCCTACgccaagcaccagctccacagctcccagtggccgggaaCAACAGCCCATGAGAACTGCAGGAGTGCCTACAGATGGGgctgcacctccacctaggagctggagaagagacatgCCACCAGTTCTGGGAggcacctgaggtaagcaccctctggagcctgcaccccacccatcctcctcccatgccccaactctctgccccagtcctgaactccctcctgcacctaaattccctcccagagcctgtgttCTGCATGCCtcttgcactccaaacccctcagccccagccaagagacccctcccatactccaaacccctcagccccagacccacatgagcctgcaccccccgcctgagccctgaccctccacacacacctcaaccacctgccccatcccacagctccgaactcctcatttctggccacacCCTGCATCCTACACCTCCAGCagggagtcccctcccacactcctgctgcccccaaacccttcatccctgtccccactcccaagcccacatccccagctggaccttcaccctaaccccctgccccagtctggtgaaaatgagcgagtgagggtGGTTGAGAGTTAGCAACAGAGGAAGCAGAGATggagggagcgggggcagggccttggagaaagagtgggacagggagcagggcaagcatgttcggttttctgcaatcagaaagttggcaaccccagggACAACTGTAAATCAGCACAAGAGGTGATAGGAGCCAGGCCCCACCAGCCTTGTGGGCAGGCCGATTCCTTCTACAGGTTTTACTGAAAAGACACAGGAGCAGCCCCACGCTGTTGCAGAAACAGATCCTCCCCCGCCCACCTTGTCCCAGCACCCCCAGCAGTGCAGGTACTGTGCTTAGCCCCTGGCGGTCTCCTCTGTAAAGCGAGTCACTGGCCCCCTGCAGGGGTGGGAGACACAGCTTTGGTCCCAGGGAGCTGCGTGACAGACCCCGTTGAGGCAGCCCTTCCCAGGACACAGTAGGGGTGTACATATTGCGTGAGCCTCCATTCCTCTGTCTTCACCTTCCGCCCTGCTACATTCTCCTGGCAGTCCACCTTGTTCTCCAGCACCAGTTTGAGATTTAGTCCCCAGGGCACCATTCCCCCCTCCAGCATCAGCCATCCATCCAGCAGGAGACGCTGGCCCTCCACAGCAAGGTGCAACCCCACCGGGCGCTAGGTCACACAGTTCAGAGAAGCTCACAGAGTACCAGCCGCTCTGTAGTTTCTCCGGCTGCACCGAACTGTCCTGAACGGCACAAGTGCACCCTTGTAGAGGGGGACTCAGCTGTAGTAGGAACAAGGCCCAGAGGCCTCTCAGTTGGCTGGAGGGCCAGGTCCATCATGCCAGCCAGCCCTTGGCAGCTGTCCTGTTTAAGTCCTCTGCCAGGGTTGCCTGTGGTCAAGGTCAGTCTGGCATCAGCGGCTGGAAGGGAAATCTGCAGCAAAGTCAAACTCGTTCTGGCCCAGCCACAGCTCTGGGAGCTCATTAGCTCTATCCAGGCCCAGTTCCACCACCAGTGACATCAGCACCTCCTCGTCCACTGGATCAGAATCAATAATGCCAGGGCTGTGGGCGCCAGCAGGGGGAGCCAGTGCCCCTTGGCCCAGGGGCTGGGCTCCAAAGCCCCAGCTCTGGATGGACCCAGCCTCCGCCGGGTGCCCTGAGACCCCCATGGCATGGTACTGGCTGTTGAGTTTCTGCAGCTGCATGCTGGCCAGCAGGTGAGGGGCCGTTGGCAGGGCGAAGGAGGGCTGCTttgagggtgggggggctgcagagggggcCATCATGCCCGCACTGGTGATGTGGGGTCCCGTGCTGGCCTTGCTGATGTTCATGCCCACCCCGGGGTAGTGCAGGATGGCCACTGCTTTGCGGTCCTTCATGCCCAGGCTGGGATAAACCAGAGAGCTCATCTCCTGCTGGGTCCTGGAAGAGAAACAGGAGTTCTCACTACAAGAGCCAcaccccagtgcccctccccgCTGATCCTGCCAGCCCCTCTGCTATAGGAGAACACCACAGACAAGCACCATGCCCTGGGCTGCCCTGCAGCCTGCATTCCCACAGGGAAGCCTCACTCAGGGCTCAGCCTGAATCGGGAGCTGAGGGCCACCCCATTGCCAGTGAAGTGCCAGCCCATGAAGGGAATGATGAGAGCACCTCCAGAACAAGTTCGTGTGAGCAGCTCAGGAAGAGCCAGCTGGCAGAGGCTgttggatcaccagcctgccagGCTTGGTGCCCATGGCATTCCCCAGGCTATTTCAGTGGCATTCAGGATTTGCCATCCCCTCCTGCAGACCAGGGCCATTCCACCCTGGGTCAAGGATCAGCACCAGGCCCTGCATCGCTGGAGACCCCCGTGCAGGGAGCCAGCACAAGCAGATGGACTGTGCCTGGTGAGCAGATCTCACCGTAACTCTGAATGCAGCCACCCTGGGTTCCACCACCTCTTGGGAGACAAACCCTGCTGTGCCCACACATGCTGTATTCCAGTCCCATCCCAGCCAGCTGCTGGCATGGGTGTATTCCATTTcatcccagctccccaccccaatctcctgtctgcagccctgccccttccttcaGGCTTGGATGCTGGGGCAGTCAGTGTTTCTTGCAGAGTTTAGTGCTAGCTAAAGCCACTGAGCTGCTGCCCCCAGAGACCAGAGTTCTTTAACCACAGAACTGGTACAACAGCAGGGCAAGCGCCCAGCCACCCGCCATCCCTGCCAGCCTGCATTCAGGTTGGCCTTGGGGAGAGGCCAGGAGGGAGTTCACAAGCCATGGCAACCTGGGCTGAGACTGGCAACCAGAGTTCTGGATGATGCATGTCATGACATGGATTTGATTATGGGCGTGTCCCCTAGGACAgaacgtgcagcagcagtcaaaaaagctaagagTGTTCACAacccttaggaaagggatagataataagacagtaaatatcacaaCACCgtaatataaatccatggtatgcccacaccttgaatactgcgtgcaggtctggtcgccccatctcaaaaaagacctATGgggattggaaaaggtacagagaagggcaccaaaaatgatcagggatatggaacagcttctatatgaggagagattaaagagactgggactgttcagcttggaaaagagacaactaaggcaGGGTATGagaggggtctataaaatcatgagtgctgtggagaaagtgaacaaggaagtgttatttacccctttacataacacaagaacccagAGTCACCCAGTGGAATTAATAGACAGGTTTAAAAcgtaaggaagtatttcttgacacaatacacagtcaacctgtggaactcactgtcataggatgttgcgaaggccaaaactataactgggtaaaaaaaaaaaaaaaaaccaacacacaaAACTTACATAAGTTCCTggacgataggtccatcaatggctattagccatgatggccAAGGATGCaacccccatgctctgggtgtccataGGCCTCTGACAGTCAGATGCTGGTACTAGACGACAAGGGATAGATCAACCAGTAattgcttccccaatcagcctggggTGGCCCCACCCATGATCCACTCCCAGACCCCCTTCTGCCTGCTTCCAGTTCCCTTCCAGCTCTTCCATGGCAGAGAGGTTGGTGCTGATGCATTCGTCTGGCAAGGCTGCACTATTCAGCAATGGCCATGGCAGAGACTCCGTCCCACAGCTCAGGAAGCATCTTAAGCTTCTGTCTGATTGCCTAAGTGGAGCTCATCCCGCCAGGAGGGTCAGCGTCCTTAGACTGGAAGGGAGCGCTTTGCTGGCTACAGCCAGACTGGCAACTGAAAGACAGCAAGGCTCTTTGATCATGATCCAGGGTGGAGGTGCCCTGTCAATGGGCAGCTCCTAATACAGGCCACAATCCCAAATCCCTTCCTCAGAACCCCAACCCCAAGGAGCATCGCTCAGCTTGCAGACCCACAGGAGCAACCCACACTGCAGGGCCCAGCCAGATCTTACCACCCTCCCACCCTACACACATGCGCCTGCAGCAGAGGCCTGGCAGGGCAGTGCTGACAGCAAGAGCAGCAACAACTGGGTTTGCAAGAGGTCAGAGCTGCCAGTTCACAGGCTCCAGCCTTGTTGGTTGTGTTTCACAGCCAGGTTGTGTTAGACTGTCCCCAGGCTGCTGGGTGCCCCCCCAAGGGCCCCACACCCTCTGCCTCTGGCAGCTTGGAGGGAAGCAGACACCAGGAGCAGGCCAAGGGGAAGGGTGGCCCTTACCCAGGCCTCAGCACACAGACATGGCTGGCCACTAGAGGGCAGAGCACAGCATACTACCTGGCGACAGGTGCTGCAGGAGTAGCAGAGCTGAGCCCAGAGAGAGTGGGCTCTCCCCATGGTTAGTGCTGCTCAGTCCTGGGCTAGCTCTGGCTGGGGAGCTTTAGCCAGAAGCAAGGGGACAGCATGCAGGCACTTCTCAGGGAGCAGGGGTTTCAAAGGCAACACAGCTGCTGAGCCAGCAGGGTCCAGTGACAAGGGTACTGGATAAAGACACCTGggctctactcccagctctgccactgatcatCTACACAACCATGGGTGAGTCACTTCACCTTTTTGTTCCTgtatcccctcccccactttgtaGGATTAGATTGGGAACTCTAGGCAGTGATGCTGGCTCTGTGCTGTGCCCAGTACACTGCTCTGTCCCCCATCCCCCTAATTGGGGCATCTAGCCAGAGAGCTGGCACTCTGGGCAGGTGGCCCAGCTCAATGCATTTGGGTCTGGTACCGCCGCTGGATCCTCAGCCTTTGTGCTAAGACAGGCACCCCTGAGCCCTGGGCAtgcctcccctctctgcccagcaGGGAGAACGTGCTAAGCAGAGTGTCAGCAAGAGTCTTCTTCCAGCCTGTGGGATGGGGTAGCCCCCAACTATCTTCCAGCCCCAACAGCTCTTCAGATTCCTCTTTGCCACTAAGGAGCATTCGGCTCCACACTGCCCAAGAGCACCCTGGGCAGAGAACAGACCTGTTCTTGGAATGCATCCTCTAATTTCCCTGTAAGGATCCCTCTCCCCATGTGCTTGGATCTAGttgggttcccctcccccctttagcAATATGGGAAGGGTCTGGCACAATTACCCATTTGcaatccccacctcccccagtgaAATGGGACCCTCAGATTGAGTGGCCTCTTCCCATCTCTAATTGCACCAGTTCTCCGGCAGAAGTTTTGTGCTGGATGGCCGCAGCGTGCAGCAGAATCCCAGTCACTAACAGCCCTCAGCATCTTGAGAGGCACATACTCACATGGCCACCCGACCAGCCAACAAGTGCCACGCCAAAGGGGATTGACCAAATAGGAGTCAATGCACAAGGGGAGATGCCTGCAAGTCCCGAACCAGGGAGGGACTGACATGATCTGGATTGTGCCTTTTCAGGGTTGCTAGAAACATGCCTACCAGGAGCTTATTCCTGCTCCATGACCTCTAGAGGCAATGGTAATACAAAACAATGATTTGGcagccacagccagagggctgggatCTGCCCCCCTTGGAAAAGGGCATCCCAGGGCACTGCAATGCACTTAACCCACACAAAAGGaccaccccttccctgaagcaAAGCCCTTGCAGCTAGCAGAGGAAtacaataccactctgcattgaGAGCTTAATTTCAGCAGGGGTTTAAGCTTTAAAGCTTGATGGTCATCACCACTTAAaatgttaagtccattaatgtaGCAGTGCTGCTGGCCCACTCGGTCCACAGCACACACTCCtcggggcagagcagaggcaggaaaaGGGGACAGCTTCAGATCTAGTTAAGCCCCCAAATAACGTTTTCCTTAGAGGGAGGTCGATCTCCACCCTTCTCAGGAAGGACCTTGTTTCACTGTTGGTAGAAGATGCTGTAACTGTACAAGTGTTGTGGGTAGTTAAATAACGCTTCCTCCAGGAACGCCgcagcattggggggggggggaaatggaacaGATGGTCAGTGGGCTGTTAAACTCACTTGAGTTTCAGTTTGAATTCTGGGGGCCCAGAcaacccatcccccacccagAGAAAATGGATGGAAAGGTGGGTCCTTAGAAGGTGCTAGCCAACATGTGCTAACACCTAACAAAGCTCTGTAGACAGGGCAGTGCAAGGGAATGTAACTGTTTTAGCCTCTCTGCAGTGTTTGGATGGGAGTTAGCAGTGGGAGGAGCCAGGAAGAGCTCCGTCCTTTCCCACCATTTTGCTAAAGCGCTGTCATGCCCACACTGCTCACCAACAGCAGGCACAGAACAGGCCCTCCTACCCCAGGAGCACAAGCAAGAGGAGAGTTGCTATTAGCTGTACAGGGTCTAGTACACACAGCTGGGCCATTCTGAGTgcctccagtagagggcagtggtgacACCCATGACACAGGAAGACAGGTATAATCACCCCACACTTCTCTCTGCCAAGCCAGCCATGGTTGTTCTAGGAAGGGTCTCTTGTAACCAGCCTAAATACAAGGAGGTGTCTGACAGCAGTGTCTGAAGAGCCCCTCTCCACAGTACCTAAGTGGTGTTGGAAGCCAAGGCTAGAGCAGCTTCAGACCATGGGATGATTACAGCAGACTGAGGTGAAAGAGGCAATGGGCTCACTTTTAGCTCTGATGGGGCACTTGTGCCTAGCGCTGCTACTGACTTGCCTGGATGAGCCATCccactttctgtgcctcagtttacccacttGGGAAAGGCAATACCcattttcctacctcacaggaggcTGCTCACTAAGCACTCACAGACGGGGGAGTGCAGGGTTCACACTGGATTATCAGGTGGTGGCAATCCAGTGTGTCACTTGCATGTGCAATGACAGTTAATGGTGGGGGAGGAGCATACACCCAGATCTGGGACCCCAGCAACTGCCACGCGCACAGATGGCTCCACCACCAGGCCAGGATGGAAAgcgcccccccagtgccccctgcctgCGGGGCCAGGGAGACCCCGGGATCTCCCAGAGCcggcgcctccccctccctcctttcagCCCCAAACTGATTCACAAGCCAGCCGAGCT
Encoded proteins:
- the CITED1 gene encoding cbp/p300-interacting transactivator 1 isoform X2 encodes the protein MSSLVYPSLGMKDRKAVAILHYPGVGMNISKASTGPHITSAGMMAPSAAPPPSKQPSFALPTAPHLLASMQLQKLNSQYHAMGVSGHPAEAGSIQSWGFGAQPLGQGALAPPAGAHSPGIIDSDPVDEEVLMSLVVELGLDRANELPELWLGQNEFDFAADFPSSR
- the CITED1 gene encoding cbp/p300-interacting transactivator 1 isoform X1, with the protein product MTQQEMSSLVYPSLGMKDRKAVAILHYPGVGMNISKASTGPHITSAGMMAPSAAPPPSKQPSFALPTAPHLLASMQLQKLNSQYHAMGVSGHPAEAGSIQSWGFGAQPLGQGALAPPAGAHSPGIIDSDPVDEEVLMSLVVELGLDRANELPELWLGQNEFDFAADFPSSR